From Pagrus major chromosome 2, Pma_NU_1.0, one genomic window encodes:
- the LOC141012580 gene encoding zona pellucida-like domain-containing protein 1, with protein MALFSFLILTSLCIAGREALSLSDCGAYARRPEHTDISVVCGTSAIDLAIQVCPVIYTGYNKSLLILNRIHDDVDCRGTLDTSVTPPVLRFSFPIREGNACGSNFLTTSAPGTGIFSDFSNIQTVNVSGVIRSFDPTIGTITYNAELKYYYSCAYPLEYLINNTQVDVSSSSIALKDNNGSFISTLSMSMYQDINYTTPLSMPPLGLELRTDIYVQVVASNLTSQYFVLLDRCYASVNPQPTNSTFFNLFVSCSIDQLTTMLENGESQKARFHFPAFRFIEQQNETLSTYYLHCITRLCERSTCSTFKQCNRRRRRSEESTVVQESITEPSVLTVAIRTKTETSIVSKEEALSAGQSDGKGASVGLGIAVAVLIVIGVAAILMAATFYRKLQRLS; from the exons ATGGCTTTATTCAGCTTCCTCATCCTGACCTCCTTGTGTATTGCGGGCCGAGAGGCCCTCAGCTTATCGGACTGCGGAGCGTACGCCAGACGACCAG AACACACCGATATCTCTGTGGTTTGTGGCACATCTGCCATCGACCTCGCGATCCAAGTCTGCCCAGTTATCTACACCGGCTACAACAAGAGCCTACTGATCCTCAACCGCATCCACGATGATGTGGACTGTCGGGGGACGCTGGACACCTCGGTGACTCCTCCTGTGCTCAGATTCAGCTTCCCAATCAGAGAGGGAAACGCCTGCGGGAGCAACTTCTTG ACCACTAGTGCGCCGGGGACGGGAATATTCTCCGACTTCTCCAACATCCAGACGGTCAACGTCAGCGGGGTGATCCGATCCTTCGACCCAACCATCGGGACGATCACCTACAACGCAGAGCTCAAGTATTACTATTCATGTGCTTATCCTCTGGAGTATCTCATCAACAACACCCAGGTGGATGT GTCATCCTCCTCCATTGCTTTGAAGGACAACAATGGGAGCTTCATCAGCACCCTCAGCATGTCCATGTACCAG GATATTAATTACACCACGCCCCTGTCCATGCCACCTCTGGGCCTCGAGCTGAGAACAGACATCTACGTTCAGGTGGTCGCATCCAACCTGACATCCCA GTACTTTGTTCTCCTGGACCGGTGCTACGCCTCGGTGAATCCGCAGCCCACCAACTCCACCTTCTTTAATCTCTTTGTCTC GTGCTCCATAGATCAGCTCACCACCATGCTGGAGAACGGGGAAAGCCAAAAGGCACGCTTCCACTTCCCGGCGTTTCGCTTCATCGAGCAGCAGAATGAGACCCTCTCCACCTACTATCTGCACTGCATCACCCGACTCTGCGAGCGCAGCACCTGCAGCACCTTCAAG CAAtgcaacaggaggaggaggaggagcgaggAGTCCACGGTCGTCCAGGAGAGCATCACTGAGCCGTCTGTGCTCACGGTGGCTATAAGGACCAAGACAGAAACCT CCATTGTCTCCAAAGAAGAGG CGCTGTCTGCTGGCCAGTCTGATGGCAAGGGCGCGTCTGTTGGCCTGGGGATTGCTGTGGCTGTCCTCATTGTGATAGGGGTGGCAGCCATTTTGATGGCGGCAACTTTTTATCGAAAGCTGCAGCGGCTAAGCTAG
- the LOC141017654 gene encoding zona pellucida-like domain-containing protein 1, which produces MTRTCFVFLLMSNAVSVSTQFNGYNCDASYHSRFPGERDISVYCGVQTITLKINFCPVLFSGYTEADLALNGHHSDAQCRGFINNNTFPTAVLFSISLSTLEACGNSLVVSTAYGANAYGNMSLVQIGNVSGYIDTPDPPAIISYLPGLLYKFSCSYPLEYLVNNSQLASSSAAVSVKDSNGTFVSTLSMILYNDSTYNQPLSIPMAGLALKTRVFAAVKATNLDRRWNILMDYCYTTPSGNPNDELRYDLFFGCYKDPQTTVFENGKSQMGRFSFEVFRFVKHRHQKMSTVFLHCVTKLCRADDCIMLMPICGRRRRRDEGESLDSPPAASGNAVITAGPIITRSDETPVNNSQLASGDPSKPMNPATSALISGVVILGGVSVAFFLLSVRLLLKSHLPTSTASGVWNPGFK; this is translated from the exons ATGACACGAACGTGCTTCGTCTTCCTGCTGATGAGTAATGCCGTCTCGGTCTCCACACAGTTTAATGGGTACAACTGTGACGCCAGCTACCACAGCAGGTTTCCTG GCGAGCGTGACATCAGCGTGTACTGCGGCGTTCAGACCATCACCTTGAAGATCAACTTCTGCCCCGTGCTCTTCTCCGGCTACACCGAGGCAGATCTGGCCTTGAATGGTCACCACAGTGATGCCCAATGCCGTGGCTTCATCAACAATAACACCTTCCCCACGGCGGTCCTGTTCAGCATCAGCCTCAGCACTCTGGAGGCCTGCGGTAACAGCCTGGTG gtcaGCACAGCCTACGGGGCCAATGCCTATGGGAACATGTCGCTGGTACAAATTGGGAATGTCTCGGGTTATATCGACACCCCTGACCCACCAGCTATCATCAGCTACCTGCCTGGTTTGTTGTATAAATTCAGCTGCAGCTACCCGCTGGAGTACCTGGTCAATAACTCCCAGCTGGCATC ctcctctgctgctgtgtctgtcaaGGACAGCAACGGTACATTTGTGAGCACGTTGAGTATGATCCTGTACAAC GATTCAACATACAATCAACCTCTCTCCATCCCCATGGCTGGACTGGCTCTGAAAACCAGAGTATTTGCCGCTGTGAAAGCCACAAACTTGGACAGACG GTGGAACATCTTGATGGACTACTGTTACACAACCCCCTCAGGGAATCCTAATGATGAACTCCGCTATGACCTTTTCTTTGG CTGCTACAAAGACCCACAGACGACAGTTTTCGAGAACGGGAAGAGTCAGATGGGACGTTTTTCCTTCGAGGTTTTCCGTTTTGTTAAACACAGACACCAGAAGATGTCGACTGTGTTTTTGCACTGTGTCACCAAGCTTTGCCGAGCAGACGACTGCATCATGCTCATGCCA ATTTGCGGGCGACGGCGCAGGCGGGATGAAGGGGAGAGCCTTGATTCTCCACCGGCGGCATCTGGGAACGCCGTCATCACCGCAGGGCCAATCATCACCAGGAGTG ATGAAACACCTGTCAACAACTCCCAACTTG CATCTGGAGACCCCTCCAAGCCGATGAACCCGGCGACCAGCGCTCTGATCTCAGGCGTGGTCATCCTGGGCGGGGTCAGCGTGGCCTTCTTCCTGCTGTCGGTCCGCCTCCTGCTGAAGTCCCACCTCCCAACATCCACGGCCTCAGGAGTCTGGAACCCCGGCTTCAAATGA